From a region of the Microterricola gilva genome:
- a CDS encoding sugar-binding transcriptional regulator — translation MVESDELLSIRAAELYYEENKTQDEIGSILRLTRWKVGRLLAQAKANGFIRIEIVHPRARRLPVERKLREKLGLKDAVVVSSAGVADDDELQSRTAQAAADYLTSLRPIPRTLGLSWGRTLHDVSIHLKQGWAPGVNVVQINGGVSLNRRAGTAATTAVTIASKASGQATLLPSPAILERIETKRAIEADRSVAAVLEMAGTANAYLFSAGAADQNSVHVDSGYITAENVSELVRKGAVGDVIGRYIDSNGNIVDPALDDRTVGLRLDDLRNAALTIAVISGAAKHAVAGAVVSSGLCKVLVTDEDTANALLGQ, via the coding sequence ATGGTCGAGAGCGACGAACTGTTGTCGATCCGTGCTGCGGAGCTGTACTACGAAGAGAACAAGACGCAGGACGAGATCGGTTCGATACTGCGTTTGACGCGCTGGAAGGTGGGGCGTCTGCTCGCCCAGGCCAAAGCCAACGGCTTCATCCGCATCGAGATCGTGCACCCCCGGGCACGCCGGCTTCCCGTCGAGCGGAAGCTCCGGGAGAAGCTCGGCCTGAAGGATGCCGTCGTGGTCTCCTCCGCCGGCGTTGCCGACGACGACGAGCTGCAGTCGCGCACGGCGCAGGCCGCCGCCGACTACCTCACCTCGCTCCGCCCGATCCCGCGCACACTCGGCCTCAGCTGGGGTCGCACGCTGCACGACGTCTCCATCCACCTCAAGCAGGGCTGGGCGCCTGGCGTCAACGTCGTGCAGATCAACGGCGGCGTCAGCCTGAACCGGCGTGCAGGCACCGCCGCGACCACGGCCGTCACGATCGCCAGCAAGGCCAGCGGCCAGGCGACTCTGCTGCCGAGCCCGGCCATCCTCGAGCGCATCGAGACCAAGCGGGCCATCGAGGCCGACCGTTCCGTCGCCGCCGTGCTCGAAATGGCGGGAACGGCCAACGCCTACCTGTTCAGCGCGGGAGCGGCCGATCAGAACTCCGTACACGTCGACAGCGGCTACATAACGGCGGAGAATGTCAGCGAGCTCGTGCGCAAGGGCGCGGTCGGTGACGTCATCGGTCGCTACATCGACAGCAACGGCAACATCGTCGACCCCGCGCTCGATGACCGCACCGTCGGGCTCCGGCTCGACGATCTGCGCAACGCCGCGTTGACCATCGCGGTCATATCCGGAGCGGCCAAACACGCCGTGGCCGGGGCCGTCGTGAGCAGCGGGCTCTGCAAGGTCCTCGTGACCGACGAAGACACGGCCAACGCCCTCCTCGGCCAGTAG
- a CDS encoding ROK family protein: protein MPASLAIALDIGGTKVEAALVDEHGAVLPSSRHRFPTGRGQSAEELAESVRSAIRGVLAMLSGPDAAFDAGLVRGVGIGAAGPINLGAGRVSPLNLPVWRDYPLRELVADTVHPVLPGIPVTLRMDGLCITLAEHWVGAAQGYDNVMGMIVSTGVGGGLVLGGHTVPGPSGNAGHIGHVEIGGHDDPCHCGGLGCLEAVASGPRTVEWANAQGWSGSTGEELAAAVLAGDPIAVRAVERAGRAVGRAIASAASLVDLDVVAIGGGFSHVSPLLFEHARAAVAERVEFGYVTRVLIVPSGLSGDGPLIGAAALIHRAALVA from the coding sequence ATGCCTGCATCCCTCGCCATCGCCCTTGACATCGGCGGCACCAAGGTCGAAGCCGCGCTCGTCGATGAGCACGGCGCCGTCCTTCCGTCGAGCCGCCACCGCTTCCCCACCGGGCGCGGGCAGAGCGCGGAGGAGCTCGCCGAGAGCGTGCGCTCCGCGATCCGCGGTGTTCTCGCCATGCTGAGCGGGCCGGATGCCGCATTTGACGCGGGCCTGGTGCGCGGCGTCGGCATCGGTGCGGCCGGCCCGATCAACCTCGGCGCCGGGCGGGTGTCTCCGCTGAATCTGCCCGTGTGGCGTGACTATCCGCTGCGCGAGCTCGTCGCCGACACCGTGCACCCCGTGCTGCCTGGCATCCCGGTGACCCTGCGCATGGACGGCCTCTGCATCACGCTCGCCGAACACTGGGTCGGGGCGGCCCAGGGCTACGACAACGTCATGGGCATGATCGTCTCGACCGGTGTCGGGGGCGGCCTCGTGCTCGGCGGCCACACCGTGCCTGGCCCGAGCGGTAACGCCGGCCACATCGGCCACGTCGAGATCGGCGGGCACGACGACCCCTGCCATTGCGGCGGCCTCGGCTGCCTGGAGGCCGTCGCGTCCGGCCCCCGCACGGTCGAGTGGGCCAACGCCCAGGGCTGGAGCGGCAGCACGGGCGAGGAGCTCGCCGCGGCCGTCCTGGCCGGTGACCCGATCGCCGTGCGCGCCGTCGAACGGGCCGGCCGAGCCGTCGGGCGCGCGATCGCCTCGGCCGCGAGCCTCGTCGACCTCGACGTTGTCGCGATCGGCGGCGGATTCTCACATGTGAGCCCGCTGCTGTTCGAGCACGCCAGGGCCGCAGTGGCCGAGCGCGTCGAGTTCGGCTACGTCACGCGGGTGCTGATCGTGCCGTCCGGGCTCTCCGGTGACGGCCCCCTCATCGGCGCCGCCGCGCTGATCCACCGCGCCGCCCTCGTCGCCTAG
- a CDS encoding ketopantoate reductase family protein → MRIAVIGAGALGGTFAALLSRAGHEVEVTARGAQLSAIRERGIRLSGGFGVANARVAASETLSARPDLVLLCTKAQDAEEALVQNAAALEGAAALDGGGGLDGVPVIVVQNGLDGVQTAERVLPNSECFGLLVIIAANYTTPGEVRVTTAAPSYLGRGTGPADAETLRWRGVLAEAAPVIAQSNFVGAQWTKLIVNMLNGLPAITGLTVQEVVAHRGLRIALTRSMREAVQVGIASGVRFGSLQRLSDARLRLFAHMPLWLGQLLPLSMKRRMGNVPNLGSTQQSLRRGQRTEIDYLNGAVERAGLVAGVATPVNAAITALVHEVEQSGEFLSAAHAIGRINAFG, encoded by the coding sequence ATGAGAATTGCGGTGATCGGGGCCGGTGCCCTCGGCGGCACCTTTGCCGCGCTGCTCAGCCGAGCCGGCCACGAGGTCGAGGTGACCGCGCGCGGGGCGCAGCTCAGCGCGATCCGGGAGCGCGGGATCCGCCTGAGCGGAGGCTTCGGCGTGGCCAACGCGCGCGTCGCGGCATCCGAGACCCTCAGCGCACGCCCCGATCTGGTGCTGCTCTGCACGAAGGCGCAGGATGCCGAAGAGGCGCTGGTGCAGAACGCCGCAGCTCTTGAGGGTGCCGCGGCGCTCGACGGCGGCGGCGGGCTCGACGGCGTGCCGGTGATCGTTGTGCAGAACGGCCTCGACGGCGTGCAGACCGCAGAGCGCGTCTTGCCGAACTCGGAGTGCTTCGGCCTGCTCGTGATCATCGCGGCCAACTACACGACGCCGGGCGAGGTGCGCGTCACGACGGCGGCGCCGAGCTACCTCGGGCGCGGAACGGGGCCGGCCGACGCCGAGACGCTCCGCTGGCGGGGCGTGCTCGCCGAGGCCGCGCCCGTCATCGCCCAGAGCAACTTCGTCGGGGCGCAGTGGACCAAGCTCATCGTCAACATGCTCAACGGCCTTCCGGCAATCACGGGCCTCACCGTGCAGGAGGTCGTCGCCCACCGCGGGCTCCGGATTGCGCTGACCCGCAGCATGCGCGAGGCCGTGCAGGTCGGCATCGCCAGCGGCGTGCGCTTCGGTTCGCTGCAACGGCTCAGCGACGCGCGGCTCCGCCTGTTCGCGCACATGCCGCTGTGGCTCGGCCAGCTGCTGCCGCTGTCGATGAAGCGGCGGATGGGCAACGTGCCGAACCTTGGGTCGACCCAGCAAAGCCTCCGCCGTGGGCAGCGCACCGAGATCGACTACCTGAACGGTGCCGTCGAGCGGGCCGGCCTGGTCGCCGGGGTCGCAACACCTGTGAACGCCGCGATCACCGCGCTCGTGCACGAGGTCGAGCAGAGCGGCGAGTTCCTCTCCGCCGCGCACGCCATCGGTCGCATCAACGCCTTCGGCTGA
- a CDS encoding bifunctional riboflavin kinase/FAD synthetase, with translation MRIFSGVEQVPADWARSAVSIGKFDGVHAGHRALIDAMLRAADAETLASVVVTFDRNPLALLAPDDCPTALVSIRQKLDLLAGTGVDATLMLSFDAALAALPAEDFVRLILVDTLHAARVLVGHDFRFGARGAGNVELLRSMGAELGFAVDVIDDVHPDGDRRISSTWIRELLDSGDVAGASRLLGHIPTVRGEVVHGAARGRELGYPTANLAAESEGLVPADGVYAGWLVDDGVRFPAAISVGNNPTFEGVPHKQVEAYVIDEDLDLYGHCVEVEFAERIRGMVAFTGIEPLIEQIGDDVEKARALLATA, from the coding sequence ATGCGGATCTTCTCCGGCGTCGAGCAGGTGCCAGCCGACTGGGCGCGCTCGGCGGTGAGCATCGGCAAGTTCGACGGTGTGCACGCCGGCCACCGCGCGTTGATCGACGCCATGCTGCGGGCGGCGGATGCCGAAACGCTCGCCTCGGTCGTCGTCACCTTCGACCGCAACCCGCTCGCCCTGCTCGCGCCGGACGACTGCCCGACGGCGCTCGTCAGCATCAGGCAGAAGCTCGACCTGCTGGCGGGGACAGGCGTCGACGCAACCCTCATGCTCAGCTTCGATGCGGCACTGGCCGCGCTGCCGGCCGAGGATTTCGTGCGCCTGATCCTCGTCGACACGCTGCACGCCGCACGCGTGCTCGTCGGCCATGACTTCCGCTTCGGGGCGCGGGGTGCAGGCAACGTCGAGCTGCTGCGCAGCATGGGCGCCGAGCTCGGCTTCGCCGTCGACGTCATCGACGATGTGCACCCGGACGGCGATCGGCGCATCTCCTCCACCTGGATCCGCGAGCTGCTCGACAGCGGCGACGTCGCCGGTGCCTCCCGCCTGCTCGGACACATCCCGACCGTGCGCGGCGAGGTCGTGCACGGGGCGGCACGCGGTCGCGAGCTCGGCTATCCGACCGCCAACCTCGCTGCCGAGTCCGAGGGCCTCGTTCCCGCTGACGGCGTCTACGCCGGGTGGCTCGTCGACGACGGCGTGCGTTTCCCCGCCGCCATCTCCGTCGGCAACAACCCGACATTCGAGGGCGTTCCGCACAAGCAGGTCGAGGCCTACGTGATCGACGAAGACCTCGATCTCTACGGGCACTGCGTCGAGGTCGAGTTCGCTGAGCGCATCCGCGGCATGGTCGCGTTCACCGGCATCGAGCCGCTGATCGAGCAGATCGGCGACGACGTCGAGAAGGCGCGCGCACTCCTCGCCACCGCCTGA
- the truB gene encoding tRNA pseudouridine(55) synthase TruB — protein MSSSGILLLDKPQGWTSHDAVARTRRLAGTRKVGHAGTLDPMATGLLVLGVESSTRLLTYVVGLDKEYLATIRLGAASTTDDAEGELIGAVPAARAADIDEAAIAAGIERLSGDIEQVPSSISAIKVDGKRAYALVRAGEEVQLKSRAVTVSEFELLGSTVVDGYLDLEVRVVCSSGTYIRALARDLGDDLGVGGHLTALRRTRIGPFSVADAGELDSIDVATALIPPADAAARLFERLELSEQQAIDLGHGKRIEVDAAQRGSTQPITTPGALRAAIAPDGRLVGLLELRGADGSIGKSVVNFPSDVVAGA, from the coding sequence GTGAGCAGCAGCGGCATCCTCCTTCTCGACAAGCCGCAGGGCTGGACCAGTCACGACGCCGTGGCCAGGACAAGGCGTCTCGCGGGAACCCGCAAGGTCGGCCACGCCGGCACCCTCGATCCGATGGCCACCGGCCTGCTCGTCCTCGGGGTCGAGAGCTCGACCCGCCTGCTCACCTACGTCGTCGGACTCGACAAGGAATACCTGGCCACCATCCGCCTCGGTGCCGCGAGCACGACCGATGACGCAGAGGGCGAACTGATCGGCGCGGTGCCCGCGGCCCGCGCGGCCGACATCGACGAGGCGGCGATCGCGGCCGGCATCGAACGCCTCAGCGGCGACATCGAACAGGTGCCGAGCTCGATCAGCGCCATCAAGGTCGACGGCAAGCGCGCGTACGCGCTCGTGCGGGCAGGCGAAGAGGTGCAGCTGAAATCGCGCGCCGTCACCGTCTCCGAGTTCGAACTCCTCGGCAGCACCGTCGTCGACGGCTACCTCGACCTCGAGGTGCGGGTCGTCTGTTCCTCCGGCACCTACATCCGCGCCCTCGCCCGCGACCTCGGCGATGACCTCGGCGTCGGCGGCCACCTGACGGCACTCCGACGCACCCGGATCGGACCGTTCTCCGTCGCGGATGCCGGCGAGCTCGACTCGATCGACGTAGCCACCGCCCTGATCCCACCCGCCGACGCCGCGGCCCGACTGTTCGAGCGGCTCGAGCTCAGCGAGCAGCAGGCCATCGACCTCGGCCACGGCAAGCGCATCGAGGTGGACGCGGCCCAGCGCGGCAGCACCCAGCCGATCACGACGCCGGGCGCGTTGCGCGCGGCGATCGCGCCGGACGGCCGCCTCGTCGGCCTCCTCGAGCTGCGCGGAGCCGACGGCAGCATCGGCAAGTCCGTCGTCAACTTCCCGAGCGATGTGGTGGCCGGCGCATGA
- a CDS encoding MFS transporter, translating to MTDQAARPLWAGRTLALLGILLVALNLRTAVAALSPIAAEITQDIPLSPIALGVLGMLPPVCFALFGILSPVFTRRFGLEPVLIAALVAIVVGHTLRGLSVSLPMLLLGSAITFAGLGVGNVLLPPLVKKYFPDRVGLMTTLYATALSVGTFIPPLFAVPVAEAAGWQFSLGMWAVFGMLALLPWVTLMIGHRTRGAELPEEARPELLVRVWRSSLGWSLAVVFATSSLNAYAMFAWLPALLVDTAGQTPAEAGAMLSLYAAMGLPAALVIPVLAARLRHIGVLVYLGVAFFIVGYLGLLLVPAELTWLWVALAGLGPLIFPLSLVLINLRTRTHEGSVALSGFIQGVGYTIGALGPLLVGVFHELSSGWSLPLLFLMATAVVCAFAGSVVARPHMLEDGPAHR from the coding sequence GTGACCGATCAAGCCGCCCGACCTCTCTGGGCGGGGCGAACCCTCGCGCTGCTCGGCATCCTGCTCGTCGCCCTGAATCTGCGCACGGCCGTCGCGGCCCTCTCGCCGATCGCCGCCGAGATCACACAGGACATCCCGCTCTCGCCGATCGCCCTCGGCGTCCTCGGCATGCTCCCGCCTGTGTGCTTCGCGCTGTTCGGCATCCTCTCGCCCGTATTCACTCGGCGCTTCGGTCTCGAGCCGGTGCTCATCGCCGCGCTCGTCGCGATCGTCGTCGGCCACACGCTGCGCGGCCTCTCCGTGTCGCTGCCGATGCTGCTGCTCGGCAGCGCGATCACCTTCGCCGGCCTCGGAGTCGGCAATGTGCTGCTGCCGCCGCTGGTCAAGAAGTACTTCCCCGATCGCGTCGGCCTGATGACGACGCTCTACGCCACCGCGCTCTCCGTCGGCACTTTCATCCCGCCGCTCTTCGCCGTTCCCGTCGCGGAGGCCGCTGGCTGGCAGTTCTCGCTCGGCATGTGGGCCGTCTTCGGCATGCTCGCGCTGCTGCCGTGGGTGACGCTGATGATCGGACACCGCACGCGCGGCGCAGAACTCCCGGAGGAGGCGCGGCCGGAGCTCCTGGTGCGCGTCTGGCGGTCATCGCTCGGCTGGTCGCTCGCCGTCGTCTTCGCGACGTCCTCCCTCAACGCCTACGCGATGTTCGCCTGGCTGCCGGCGCTGCTCGTCGACACCGCGGGGCAGACGCCGGCAGAGGCGGGGGCGATGCTCTCGCTCTACGCCGCGATGGGGCTTCCGGCCGCACTCGTGATTCCCGTGCTCGCGGCGAGGCTCCGCCACATCGGGGTGCTCGTCTACCTCGGGGTCGCGTTCTTCATCGTCGGCTACCTGGGACTGCTGCTCGTTCCGGCAGAGCTCACCTGGCTGTGGGTGGCGTTGGCCGGGCTCGGGCCGCTGATCTTCCCGCTCTCGCTCGTGCTGATCAATCTGCGCACGCGCACGCACGAGGGTTCCGTCGCGCTCAGCGGTTTCATCCAGGGCGTCGGGTACACGATCGGCGCGCTCGGCCCGCTGTTGGTCGGCGTGTTCCACGAGCTGAGCTCGGGCTGGAGCCTGCCGCTGCTCTTCCTCATGGCGACGGCCGTGGTCTGCGCATTCGCCGGATCGGTGGTCGCGCGCCCGCACATGCTGGAGGACGGCCCGGCCCACCGCTGA